AATTATAATGCAAACAGatataaactttttatttttttatttggtaattttaaaaagctgctataaggatagGAGTGCCATATAAAATTCtagttttaatatgaaaaaaagaaacatcaattGGAAAGACCACATACCTGTACCAGTTAGTAAGTGTCATCATGATGTACAGTGAAGCCAAGAACAGCATGAAATGGAAAAAGGAGTAGCTGTAAGTAACCCCATCCTTTTCATTATCTACTGCGCGGTTCACATTATCTCCCTCATCAAAGCTATCAGTCCTGTTGACTCCTTCCTCTATCAGTGTGGCTTCATCGCTGGTCAGTGTCAGTTTGTTCACCTGCCTGTTAGTGGAGTTGCGAATGCTGTAACCAGAAAATATGTTGATGTTAGTACTCTAGACTCACTAAGTCATATGTAACAAAACATGCAccactgaaaatataaatgtagaaaaaaagaaaaaaaaaaaggagaaatttGGTTGGGTTAATAAAGGACCAAGAAAGGAACaagtaaagacaaaacaaatgtacaattgaaaaaaaatgtcaaggAATTAGCTTCTAGTAAACACACATATCAATTAATAATACATTGAGGGACATATCAGTAAGGACATCTAGATATCTAAAAGCACTGACCTGGAATAGAGAACACACAGCAAGAACAGAATCAGGCCAACAATTCCCTGAGCATCCCACCACTGAATAACATGACCATGGCTGCTTGGAGTTCCAGTGTTGTTATAGCCAATTATGCTCAGCAAACTAGGATTGCATTCTCTATctggaaaaaaacacatacatgaaaaaatgtaaaaaaataggcaaaaaacaacaaaaaaaacattccagagGAATATGTATGCCAGAAAgcaatggtttgtttttcaaatggtttCTAAAAAAAGTATATGTTAAATAATGTGTCGCAACATCTGACCACTGCCCAAGTTGAAGACATTACtaaattacaggaaaaaaagatagttaaaatatatttcctttaaCCCTGGAAGAGTGGGGCTATGAGTTGAGTAGTAAAATGAAGAGTGAACATTTATAATAGACATAAAAAAGACAAGGATTTACCTAATGAGAGCACACCCCAAATAACTAGTATAGCtgtacatttctgtatttgtggaaataaaaactgaattgtaTAACAAGTAgtcttaaaatatacagtaccaggTTCATTAGTCATGGCTGACCAGGTCAAATACATTGTGTATAAAGTGACGACGGAAGACTGCAACAAACCGGACCGTGGCTGGGACTCCTGTGAAGGAAAGAAAAAACGAATATAGGCACcaaaaaacagtaacaatttCAAAGGAGATACGAAAGTTAGAAAGTTTCAGTACCTGGACCTTGGGCAGGATAGACAACACAGAGGCACCAATGCAGATCAACATGTTAATGCTGATAAAGGCTTTATTCTCAGTGCAGCCTTCAGAGTGGGTATAATAGATGTAAAATAGTACCAAGGCAATCAGGGACAGGATGTAATTCAAAGCTGTAACAGAAAGGAGGGCTGGAAACAGAACAAAAGAAAAGGAGTTTATTCTAATGACCTTAATACCTCCTTCAACTTCAACTACATTAATCTAGCTTGGGGTTTTGCCCAGGGCTGGTTACTGACCAGTTGATTaacatcaataaatacaataaactcTTTGGAGTTCTTACTGTAAAGTATCGTGAAGCTGCCTTTCACATTTTACTATAACCACTGTCTAAACTTGTAGATAATGTTGCACCAAAATTGTGGTATTTTATTGTTCAAATTATTATTGGAATAATCCCATTTATTGTTATATAAACCTTTCCTCGACAGCTCTCTCTGAAAATGACACCAGATTTACATATTATAATACATTCTTATAACTACTTGATCTAAAGTTCACAGATTGTGTTTGTTACACAGAGTAAATCATTTACTAGGAATCTATTCAAACCAACTGAATGTATTTAAACGATGCAATCACACAACAATATTcagaaaatcaaacaaaaaaactacagtcAATACTACACAAGAACAACATTTCGATAAAACTAAGGCATTAGGCAACAATTTATTCTTAATTGAGCCTTAGTATATACTGATGTTCTAACAAAGCATGCCCAAATCACATAACAACTTTGTTAACCTCAGTAACTTTTCTTCTCAGGTCGGGGACAAAACATGGCTCTCTAATTCGTGGTTTTATACTAAGGTAAAGGAATGTTTTCAATTTACTGCGGAGCGTCCTTATTGGCTAGCTTGTGTTTGGGGCTTGGCCAAGAGACTGGGCATTCTGCCCCTCACCATGAGCCGTATTTTATATCAATTAAGATGGAAAactcttaaaaatatataactcTTGCTAAGTATTTTATAGTTTATCctacatatattttacattccTCAGAATAAATTGCCTTTCTTTTGATAGTAAACATGTCAGGGTGCTTCTGTTTGGGGATTCTAAATACTTTGTCTTACCCAGGGGATTCTTTTACTGCGATATCCTGTGTTTGTCGagaacatgagaaaaaaaaaaaaaaagaatgtgctcGTAGTGATTTTAAATCAAGATAATGTGGAAATATTCctaatttgcagttttatttttcatattcttATAAGCACTATTTTTGTAACCAGTTATTCTTGCTAAATCCATGAGGGGTCGTCTTTTTGCTTCTTTTGCTTTATTAGTCTAGCCTAGAAGGGATCACGATTTTACCTTTGGTCACCTGGTGTTCCATAAAACCATGCCTTCCATAGGCACGTTCTGATAGCTAAAGCCATCAAACTGTGCCTCCCCTAACTAACACTATGGCATTATTGTTACCTAAACTGATACTTGTGGAAACATCCACACAGTGAATATAAAATATGCTCTTTATTTAGGAGTTGGTGATGATGAATATGTATTCACAGTTATTATACATGGAATATAAATGCCAAAGtcttttttataaacatattgcAATATCCATTTTAATGCAGAGGGAGTGTAAACAACAGCCTACATATAACAAGAACAGGGGACTAATTGCACATATCCTATAATGACACCTGGGGAGAGGAAATCTGAAGGGCAGTAAACTCAAACATTTACGAGTAATTTTGCAAACTCTTGCCTCAGTTCTTGTTATTTTGAGAAGGTATCACATTTTCAGAGAGAGCATGTGTCTCGCTGTCTCTTTTCATAAGGTCTGCAatttacttgtaaatgtatgAATAATTGTGATTTGCATCAAACTCATGTTTTAGTGAGTTATTTTTCCTTCATTTGAAGGGACTGCActaattataaacattttttatatatatatattatgaaaatgaatgaaatgcacagaccataataattaattatattaccTGTTATAGCCTAAATTAAACTGACATAATGTTAAACAGTACTGGAAACACCCTTTTATAGGAGGAGCTACAAGAGattaaagtataaaaacatgTGCAGTTCACATGGAACACTGACATGAAATGGCATTTGTTGTCCTTCAGCATCTGTTCCAGTGACGGTGCTACTGTGAGATATCTATCTTTTCTACAGTGTCTTGACTTGAAAAGAGGGACATTATTAGTTAAAAGGTATTTAGAGatcaatgtatattttattgaaataaccCTGTATGAGCTACACTGGATAACAATATTGGTATCTAAATACTTTTTTGACAGATTGCTACAGCGTACACTAGGAGAAATGTATTTTCCTGattcttattttttcaaacacTTACCTGCATACCAGCATCTGGAGTTCCCTTCCTCCATTTTTTCTACCCAGGACTCGTTCCAGGAGTGGGCAAAATCAATCAGCAGGACCAGTTGAATCAGGATGAAGCAGAAAGCCCCAGCCATGCCGACACAAAACCACACTGTGGGATACAAACATAGGACCTTTACTTTAAGTCCCAAATGTACACTGATTGTGATGCAGTCACTGGCTGGAAAGTCAAAGCTTCTAAGCCCTTGGAGGCTTATGTAACTGACAGCCATCTTAGCTCGAAGGCA
The Polyodon spathula isolate WHYD16114869_AA chromosome 5, ASM1765450v1, whole genome shotgun sequence DNA segment above includes these coding regions:
- the LOC121315792 gene encoding serine incorporator 1-like, encoding MGAVLGLCSMASWIPCLCGSAPCLLCSCCPSGNNSTVTRLIYAFFLLLGVGIACIMLMPGMEGQLKKIPGFCDGGMGTSIPGIQGHVNCDVLVGYKAVYRICFGMSMFFLLFSLLMIKVKSSRDPRASVHNGFWFFKFASAVAITVGAFFIPEGPFTTVWFCVGMAGAFCFILIQLVLLIDFAHSWNESWVEKMEEGNSRCWYAALLSVTALNYILSLIALVLFYIYYTHSEGCTENKAFISINMLICIGASVLSILPKVQESQPRSGLLQSSVVTLYTMYLTWSAMTNEPDRECNPSLLSIIGYNNTGTPSSHGHVIQWWDAQGIVGLILFLLCVLYSSIRNSTNRQVNKLTLTSDEATLIEEGVNRTDSFDEGDNVNRAVDNEKDGVTYSYSFFHFMLFLASLYIMMTLTNWYSPDSTYETMTSKWPSVWVKISSSWICITLYVWTLVAPLVLTNRDFD